TGACCGATCATCGAAATCGAAAGTTTTAAACAAagtattaaaaataagaaaatctcTAAATGATATAAGAATTAATTTCATGATTAATTGCCTATAAAAAGGTGAGAAAGTGATTAGTACCCACCAGTTTAGCATAAAAACTAAGCTTAGCATAAATATTGCATacaaagggaaacagctagcctggctctgcccTGATTTATCTGTAcagaaattaaatgtgaaaacaaatatttcaaacatgATGAATTTTTGTTTTAGACAAAATTAgaatacaaataaaatctgtgaGTTTAATTCTTAACGTCCGTGTTTAAACCCAAACTTCATCATAACAGTAATGAACAGAACTGAAGCTTCAACATAAAGTACAACTGACTTTAttacaaaaaactaaataactGTACAAATTAAAACAACTATAAAACTATAAAACATACGAACAAACTTACAACAGactttataaaaacaaactgtacaaacttAGTTTACatagaaaaaatacaaatatttaacattaaGCTCAGACACAAAGCTGATCTAAAAGTATGAACATATaaatcaaattttcattttattacaaaatgtttaaagtTTATTTACAGAAACAGGCTGCAGTGCTGATGAGATGAAGCTTTAGTCCATCATTTGTGCTGTGGTGCAGAAGAGTAGTGAAAATCCATTTACCTTCTAGACTGAAGGCTGCAGGGGGCGGAGCCagtcccagcatgcactgggagACAGGCTGAAGTTGAATTTGAGGGTAAACCCACCGTCCTCCTGCACCGGTTGGTTCCCGAGGCTGAAATGTGCGGCTGAGAGTGGATGGGTCCACCTGTCCTCAGAAGTCGGCATCCAGCCTGAAGGTGTTGTCTGTGGGGCCGGACATGACGCCCATCCTCTGGTACTCGCCCACGCGCTTCTCAAAGAAGTTGGTCTTTCCCTCCAGAGAAATGTTCTCCATGAAGTCGAAGGGGTTCTCCACCCGGTAGATCTGCAGAGATGCGAGACAGAGCAGAGGTCAGTTTACTCTCAGGTCAACACTCAACAGGGGGACACATGTCAAAGAGATTATGGAGCCTGAGACGTGAAAGTTCTCCTCAGAGCCAAACTCTGATTTGACCTTCAGGACAAAGACTGTGGACGTTTGGGTCCATTTACGTCCTGAGAGTTAAGGCTGCAACCACCAAGTTGGTTCTCTGCTGATCTGTTATTTTATCCATGAAGCGAGCAGTCGTTTGATCCAGAAATTAtcagaaaacagttaaaaacagacagaggtgaCGTCTGGAATTAGACCTGACTGAGAATCCAAAAGTCTAAGATGTTAATTTATTCCGATTGAGGACAAAGAAAAGTGTGCGTTTCTCTCATTTGAGAATGCGGAACATTGAAAGTGAAGAGCTGCAGAGTGATTCTCCGTCCATGGACTAACAGTCTGAGCTGTGACTGAATCAGAGCCCACGTCTTgtgttaaacagcagcattgttTGTCACTGACGTGAAGCTGGAAATGCATCTGACACTATGTTGAGGTCTGAGAGTAGAGGCGCTCTACTGCAGGCGTCTAGTTCAGGTCTGTTCAGTGCGGCGTCTGTTTCGTGCTGCCGCCGTCTGCCAGCGAACCACTCGTCCTCTGATCAGAGTCTGCGGCAGCACTCAGCCCCCATCACCGGCTGAGGTCCGTACCCCTGCGCCTCTCATCATCACAGACCTGGTCTGCACCACACAGACTAGTTGTCACATGCAGATCAGCTGTTGGTGAATGCGAGGTGGACTAAAGCAACTGACCAGACCCCGTCACAGATCCTGTCTGACAGTGACCTGAACCGGAAGATTTAAAGCGACACGTCACTGAAGTGAGAGCGCGGAGCTCAGATTCTAAACCTGTGCTGACGTTTAacctgactgaaaacacagactgattCCAGTTACCACCCGGGCTCCCACCTACTGGGAGCTGTGGTTTAGCTGTGGTGTTGTTACCTTTGAGAAGCCGAGCTCCAGCATCAGTCTGTCAGCTACAAACTCGATGTACTGCTTCATCAGCTCACAGTTCATCCCGATCAGCTTCACGGGCAGAGCCTCCGTCAGAAACTCCTGAACACAAacacgaagaaaaaaaaaaaccaaacaggtTAACAAAAGGAGACGAGAAACGGGACCAAGACGTTGAGGATCTTCACATTCGTCTGTCCGTGCTGCTGTGGACTGACCTGTTCGATGGCCACGGCGTTCTTGATGATCTTGGTGACGGTTTCTTTGGACGGTTTGTTCACCAGGTGTTTGAACATCAGACAGGCAAAGTCACAGTGCAGACCCtgaaagcagcacacacagttAGAGCACCACAGGTTTCTATGAACAGGTTGGTCCATCCACAAAACACTGAGCAGACCATATTAGAACTCCTCAGGTCAGGACCTGAAACCAGGATTAAATGTTTAATCTAAAACCTATTTCATGGCCAAAGTACGGATGATGTCAGTGTCTGCAGGTAATAAAGTTTATTGCTAAAAGattttagaaatgaaaatgaaaagtcttAAACTTTGTCTCTGCTGATAAAAGTGCTAATTATTTAAAGGTTTTCATCTGATTTAGCAAAAAGCGTGTGGAAAGTGGCCAGACCTCTGACTTGAAGTGAAATTTCTTTTTGGACCTTAAAAGGATGAAATGAACTAAGCAGTTTGGAAAAAGCAAAGCACAGCGTGGGATCGTCACCTCGTCTCTGCTGATGAGCTCGTTGGAGAAGGTCAGGCCGGGCATCAGGCCTCTCTTCTTCAGCCAGAAGATGGCAGCGAAGGAACCAGAGAAGAAGATCCCCTCCACGGCAGCGAAGGCCACCACGCGCTCTCCTGGAGGATCAAGACCAGATACAGAGGATCAATACCAACCCTGTTGGATCAGGAGCGTGTCCGTTACGTGGGGTCACGGGGAGCAGGTTTACCGTAGGTGGCGCTCTTGTTGCCAATCCAGTTGAGAGCCCAGTCGGCCTTCTTCTTCACACACGGCAGAGTCTCGATGGCGTTGAACAGATATTCCCTAAGGGTCAGTGAACGCACCATCAGACAACAGACCAGCAGACACCAGTAAAATCCAGTACAGACAATAGGACAGACCAGTATAGTCCAGTACAGACCAACACAAACCAGCATAGACCACTACAGCTGAGTACAGAACAGCAGAAACCAGTAAGAGTGCCAGGGTCAGCTCACCTCTCACTGGGCTCCTTGATGTAGGTGTCGATGAGAAGGCTGTACATCTCGGAGTGGATGTTCTCCATGGCGATCTGGAAACCGTAGAAACACCTGGCCTCTGTCACCTGCACTTCCTGTGTGAAGCGCTCCACCTGGTGGTCACAGAGTGAAACAACAAGATGAGGAAAGAAGCTGGTTGATGTTTGAAAACAGAATCAAACTCCCATCACAAAGCAGCTGGAGACGCTGTGGCGTCTCACAGCTGTTGGGATGGTCTGAGGAGTCTGATCCCACAGCAACAGCACATCAGTCCTCACTGTCCTGACTGCAGGACGTCTCACGCTTCAGGGGCGCTCATCCTCACCAGGTTCTCGTTGACGATGCCGTCGCTGGCGGCGAAGAACGCCAACACGTGAGAGATGAAGTACCTCTCCTCGTCCTTCAGAGCCTCCCAGTGCTGCAGGTCCTTGGACAGGTCCACCTGAACAAACACAAGCCGTCAACATCACATGAAAACGACCACATGGACATCACAGTAAGACTTCACTTGTGCAGCGACATCACGCGTACCTCCTCTGCGGTCCAGAAAGACGCCTCAGCCTTCTTGTACATCTGCCAGATGTCGTGGTACTGGATGGGGAAGATGACGAAGCGACGAGGGTTT
This genomic stretch from Toxotes jaculatrix isolate fToxJac2 chromosome 19, fToxJac2.pri, whole genome shotgun sequence harbors:
- the LOC121199904 gene encoding ribonucleoside-diphosphate reductase subunit M2-like isoform X2 — protein: MSLDKENTPPSLNTTRILASKTARKIFDDAAPKAVRKISSSEEEPLLKENPRRFVIFPIQYHDIWQMYKKAEASFWTAEEVDLSKDLQHWEALKDEERYFISHVLAFFAASDGIVNENLVERFTQEVQVTEARCFYGFQIAMENIHSEMYSLLIDTYIKEPSEREYLFNAIETLPCVKKKADWALNWIGNKSATYGERVVAFAAVEGIFFSGSFAAIFWLKKRGLMPGLTFSNELISRDEGLHCDFACLMFKHLVNKPSKETVTKIIKNAVAIEQEFLTEALPVKLIGMNCELMKQYIEFVADRLMLELGFSKIYRVENPFDFMENISLEGKTNFFEKRVGEYQRMGVMSGPTDNTFRLDADF
- the LOC121199904 gene encoding ribonucleoside-diphosphate reductase subunit M2-like isoform X1 — protein: MFDLKMKLKLLVSEPETSTKRRDENTLSSQINNMSLDKENTPPSLNTTRILASKTARKIFDDAAPKAVRKISSSEEEPLLKENPRRFVIFPIQYHDIWQMYKKAEASFWTAEEVDLSKDLQHWEALKDEERYFISHVLAFFAASDGIVNENLVERFTQEVQVTEARCFYGFQIAMENIHSEMYSLLIDTYIKEPSEREYLFNAIETLPCVKKKADWALNWIGNKSATYGERVVAFAAVEGIFFSGSFAAIFWLKKRGLMPGLTFSNELISRDEGLHCDFACLMFKHLVNKPSKETVTKIIKNAVAIEQEFLTEALPVKLIGMNCELMKQYIEFVADRLMLELGFSKIYRVENPFDFMENISLEGKTNFFEKRVGEYQRMGVMSGPTDNTFRLDADF